The DNA region TAAGTATAATGAGAAGATACATTTTATCCATAGTATTAATTTTAGGAGGAGCAATAAGTTCTATTGCCCAAACAACGCCTACAATTGTGTTTTTTCCGCCTAGCGGATGTGTTGACGCTGACTTAACTTTTACGAGTAGCTCGTTTGTGGCGGATGGCATTCAAGACACGGAATGGGATTTCGATAATAATGGAACAATAGATGCTACAGGCCTAACTGTAACAAACCCTTTTACTAATTCTGGTCCGCAATCAGTTAGATTAACCGTTACTTCAAATGCTGGCATTACAAATTCAACAGTTGCAACAGTATTGGTTTATCCAAACCCAAGTGCCGCAATTAGCATTCCAACAGTAGGATGCCTTGAAGCTAACGTTGCGTTTACCGCCACGGATACTTTAATTTTTGATTATAACGATATCGCTACTTTTTCATGGGATTTTGGTGATGGTTCCCCCGTATTAACTGGGTCGTCCGTATCACATACATATACGACTGTTACTACTGGGGTATCCCCTTCCTTAACAATGACTTCTAATGAAGCATGTATAACGGTTGAAACATTTACTTTATCTGTAAACAATGGGCCATTAGCTGCGTTTACAAGTAATATTGCTTGTTTAGGAGATAGTACATACTTAACAAACACATCTACGCCAGGTCTTTCGCCTTTGGCAACTTCTACTTGGTATTTTAATGATCCCTTATCTGATGACAATACTTCAATGGAGATAGGAACAGGCTCTGTGGTTCATGAATATTTGAATGCAGGAACCTATGGAGATACATTAATAGTTATTGACGAAGTGGGATGTATTGACACCGTAATAAATACAGTAACTGTGGAAATCCCTCTTCAAGCTTTAGCTATTTCAGGTAATACTACATTATTTGATCTTGAATCAAGTCTTACTTCTTTAAGTACAACAGAGTCTTTTACATCTTATGCTTGGTATAAATCAGATTCTATTTATTTGGGTAGTTCTACTATACTAGAGAATGTTATGGATTCAGGAAGCTATAGTGTAAGTGTTTTAGATGGAAGTGGATGTTCTTTAAGTACTAGTATTTACATTACTGAAATTAGCGCTACTCTAAGTGCCAAAAATATAATTACTCCAAACGGAGACGGAAAAAATGAAGTATGGATCATTGATGACCTTGCCTCTTTTACGTCATGCGAAGTTCAAATCTTTAACCGTTGGGGGAAAAACGTATATAGTGAGGATATTTATAACAATAGTTGGAATGGAACATTTGAAGGAAATCCCTTACCTGAAGGTGTTTATTTTTACACTGTAAATTGCCCTACAGAAGAAATAAGCGGAACTGGATCAATTACTTTGTTGAGATAAAATGAACGGACGATCTACATATAATATTATCAAAGCTAGCCTGGTTGGGTTATGTCTTGCTATGCCATTTTCTCTTTTGGCACAACAATCTCCTATTACCAACCAGTTTATGACTAACCACTTCGTTTATTCACCTGCATTTGCCGGTGCTGAAGGAGATTGGAAAGGAAATATTTCTTACCGAAAAGAATGGGTAGGAATCTCTGGTGCACCTATTACAAAATTTATTAATGTAAACGGTCCAGTTGCTGGCAACGGTGGCTTCGGCGCTTCATTGATAAGCGAAGATATTGGAATGATTAAATCCACTAATGGATCGTTGAGTTATGCTTACCATTTAGAAGTAGGATCTGATCACACGATAAGTTTTGGTGTTAATGGCGGATTCCATGAGAATCGAATTAATTTATCAGATATGAACGTTGATGATGGCTCTGATGATGTATTCTTAAATTCGATGGGTGGGCTAAACAATTCTTTTGTTGGTACTGCATTAGATATAGGTGCTGGAATTAACTACACGTATGAAGACGCTACCGTTGGAGTAAGCGTACCCAACTTGCTAGGAAATTCAACTTTTTACCAAAATCAAAATAGCAACCTGAACTATACCTACGCTCGACATTATTTAATGCATGCCTCATTTGAGTTTGGAATTAAAGACGACTTATTACGATTTGAACCAATACTAATAGGTAGACTAAGTCAAAATAGCCCTGTTCAAGTTGAAGCTGCAGTACTCACGAAATATGACGACTGGATTTGGGTTGGTCTAGGGTTTAGATCAGGAGGTATTTACCATGCTTCAGGTGGTGCAATGATCAGTGATAAAATAAATATTTTATACTCGTATGAATTTGGATTTGCAGGAATAACAGCTCAATCAAGTGGTTCGCATGAAATTGGATTAGGATTTAATATTAGTGGTAGTGGCGACGGTGGCGGTAGCAAGAAAGACGATGCTCTTGAAGATGTTAAACCTCTGATTGACAGCCTAGGTGCTCTATATGCTGCATTAGAAGCAAGAGTCGATTACGATTCTGTAAGAATAGATAGCTTAGATGCGAGAATATTTGATTTAGAGCATGATGTAGTGGATAACAAAGAAGTTGCTGTTGCAGATATTGGACGAGTTAAAGGAGAAGTTAATGAGCTAGACAGAGCTATTCACGGATCAGAAAACTTATCTGTAATTGATACAGAAACCGGCGAACAACAATCATTGAAACAAGGTTACTATGTTGTGATCGAAGCATTCAGAAGTTTCTCAAATGCCAAGGTTGGAATTATGCAATGGGATAAAAAAGGCAAGACATCGTTCATTGTATTTAATAGCGAACGAGAATGGTACTACATCTACCTATCTGAATACGATTCGTATGAACATGCGAAAAAAGACCGTGATGCAATGCGAGATGCAGGCTATACGGACGTTTGGATCCACAAATTTCAATAACATTTGATATCGACTGATTATTAAGTCGGAATTAATACAGCCTATTTTTCTGAATATAATTCATTACAGAATCTGGTACCATTTCAGTGATATTGCCTTTCTCAGCAATTTGCTCCCTAATAGAGGTAGATGACCATGGTATTAAAGGTGCTTCATTAAAGAATTGATATGCGCCATTAACTTCTACCTCTTTCTTTATATCTCTTGGGTAGACTAGAATCTCATGATTT from Flavobacteriales bacterium includes:
- a CDS encoding PorP/SprF family type IX secretion system membrane protein, whose amino-acid sequence is MNGRSTYNIIKASLVGLCLAMPFSLLAQQSPITNQFMTNHFVYSPAFAGAEGDWKGNISYRKEWVGISGAPITKFINVNGPVAGNGGFGASLISEDIGMIKSTNGSLSYAYHLEVGSDHTISFGVNGGFHENRINLSDMNVDDGSDDVFLNSMGGLNNSFVGTALDIGAGINYTYEDATVGVSVPNLLGNSTFYQNQNSNLNYTYARHYLMHASFEFGIKDDLLRFEPILIGRLSQNSPVQVEAAVLTKYDDWIWVGLGFRSGGIYHASGGAMISDKINILYSYEFGFAGITAQSSGSHEIGLGFNISGSGDGGGSKKDDALEDVKPLIDSLGALYAALEARVDYDSVRIDSLDARIFDLEHDVVDNKEVAVADIGRVKGEVNELDRAIHGSENLSVIDTETGEQQSLKQGYYVVIEAFRSFSNAKVGIMQWDKKGKTSFIVFNSEREWYYIYLSEYDSYEHAKKDRDAMRDAGYTDVWIHKFQ
- a CDS encoding gliding motility-associated C-terminal domain-containing protein, whose amino-acid sequence is MRRYILSIVLILGGAISSIAQTTPTIVFFPPSGCVDADLTFTSSSFVADGIQDTEWDFDNNGTIDATGLTVTNPFTNSGPQSVRLTVTSNAGITNSTVATVLVYPNPSAAISIPTVGCLEANVAFTATDTLIFDYNDIATFSWDFGDGSPVLTGSSVSHTYTTVTTGVSPSLTMTSNEACITVETFTLSVNNGPLAAFTSNIACLGDSTYLTNTSTPGLSPLATSTWYFNDPLSDDNTSMEIGTGSVVHEYLNAGTYGDTLIVIDEVGCIDTVINTVTVEIPLQALAISGNTTLFDLESSLTSLSTTESFTSYAWYKSDSIYLGSSTILENVMDSGSYSVSVLDGSGCSLSTSIYITEISATLSAKNIITPNGDGKNEVWIIDDLASFTSCEVQIFNRWGKNVYSEDIYNNSWNGTFEGNPLPEGVYFYTVNCPTEEISGTGSITLLR